The window ATAAAACCAAAACTTTTATTACACACTTGTTGTGCACCTTGTAGCTCTATGGTTATTGAAACTCTAAAAGAGGTTTTTGATATTACTATATATTTCTACAATCCAAATATCACAGAAAGTGATGAGTATTTCTTAAGATTTGAAGAGATGAAAAAATATATCTTAGATATTGGAGAAGATATAAAAGTGATAGAGGGAAGATATAATCCTAGAGAAGATTTTTTTGAAAAGGTAAAAGGGTTTGAAACTTGCAGAGAGGGTGGAGAAAGATGCAGACTTTGTTATAAACTTAGAATGTCAGAAACTGCCAAATTTGCAAAAGAAAATGGATTTGATTATTTTACCACAGCTTTATCAATTAGCCCTTTAAAAAATTCAACTTGGATAAATGAGATCGGTGTTGAACTTTCTGATATTTATTCTGTTGATTTTCTTTTTGGAGATTTCAAGAAAAAAGGTAGATATCAAGAGAGTATAAAAATCTCTAGAG of the Fusobacterium perfoetens genome contains:
- a CDS encoding epoxyqueuosine reductase QueH, producing the protein MKKNYDLLMNEQIKKIKELNIKPKLLLHTCCAPCSSMVIETLKEVFDITIYFYNPNITESDEYFLRFEEMKKYILDIGEDIKVIEGRYNPREDFFEKVKGFETCREGGERCRLCYKLRMSETAKFAKENGFDYFTTALSISPLKNSTWINEIGVELSDIYSVDFLFGDFKKKGRYQESIKISREHNLYRQDYCGCIFSKVEAENYRKSKAERENNE